A region from the Triticum aestivum cultivar Chinese Spring chromosome 3D, IWGSC CS RefSeq v2.1, whole genome shotgun sequence genome encodes:
- the LOC123075023 gene encoding NAC domain-containing protein 90 has product MADGLPPGYRFYPTEEELICFYLRNKLDGSRGDIERVIPVVDVYSVDPLQLSEIHERLCGGGGGEGEPWFYFCARQEREARGGRPSRTTPSGYWKAAGTPGVVYSADRRPIGLRKTMVFYRGRAPSGTKTKWKMNEYRAFQHEHDGAGAPTATGGPHAAAPPNLPPQLRSEFSLCRLYTKSGTLRQFDRRPVAAAAGGAAGDIPGPSTAATASPDDGDGSGGSMHPLEEDLMEGAGGDPYGDDIATLAALLYWPTD; this is encoded by the exons ATGGCCGACGGGCTGCCCCCGGGGTACCGCTTCTACCCGACGGAGGAGGAGCTGATATGCTTCTACCTGCGCAACAAGCTCGATGGCAGCCGCGGCGACATCGAGCGCGTCATCCCCGTCGTCGACGTCTACTCCGTCGACCCGTTGCAGCTCTCAG AGATCCACGAGAGgctgtgcggcggcggtggcggcgagggggAGCCGTGGTTCTACTTCTGCGCGCGgcaggagcgggaggcgcggggcggGCGGCCGAGCCGGACCACGCCGTCGGGGTACTGGAAGGCGGCGGGCACGCCCGGGGTCGTCTACTCCGCCGACCGCCGGCCCATCGGGCTGAGGAAGACCATGGTGTTCTACCGCGGCCGCGCGCCGTCCGGGACCAAGACCAAGTGGAAAATGAACGAGTACAGAGCATTCCAGCACGAGCACGACGGCGCCGGCGCACCCACGGCAACCGGGGGTCCCCACGCCGCTGCGCCACCGAACCTCCCTCCGCAG CTGAGAAGCGAGTTCAGCTTGTGTCGACTCTACACCAAATCGGGGACACTGCGGCAGTTCGATCGGCGGCCGGTTGCCGCTGCTGCAGGCGGTGCCGCTGGTGACATTCCGGGGCCATCCACTGCAGCCACCGCGTCGCCCGACGACGGTGACGGCTCCGGTGGATCCATGCACCCGCTTGAGGAGGATCTGATGGAGGGAGCTGGCGGTGATCCATACGGAGACGATATTGCCACATTGGCTGCTCTTCTCTACTGGCCTACGGACTAG